DNA from Debaryomyces hansenii CBS767 chromosome A complete sequence:
AATGTGTTGGAATCCTGAAACTGACACTGCGTTATTCTTCGGTAGATACGAATCAGTCAACTAAGactcaaataaatttaaatgaaCTTGATGGTAAATGGGCTGAACGTTGGAGGAACATGTCGCCTAATGGATCATTACATCCAAGCAAACATATGGTGGATGAACTGGCCGAACCATTTTATTGTTTGTCTATGTTTCCTTATCCATCCGGTATGCTTCACATGGGTCACCTTAGGGTCTACACTATTAGTGATGTCATTGCCAGATTTAAAAGACTTAAAGGGTATAATGTCATTCATCCTATGGGGTGGGATGCATTTGGGTTACCAGCGGAAAATGCAGCTGTAGAAAGAGGGATAAATCCGGCTATTTGGACTGATAGTAATATCCAAAAGATGAAAGAACAAATGAGTTTAATGCTAGCAGATTTCGATTGGGATAGAGAAATCTCTACATGTTCTCCTGACTATTATAAATGGACACAAAAGATCTTTTTGCTTCTATTTGAACACGGTTTAGCATATAGAAACGAAGCCGAGATAAATTGGGATCCAGTAGACCAGACTGTTTTAGCTAATGAGCAAGTTGATTCCGAAGGAAAATCATGGAGATCGGGTGCGCTAGTTGAGAAAAGGAATCTTGAGCAATGGTTTATTGGTATCACTAAATATGCAAAGGACttaaatgaagatttaaaaGTTTTAGACAAGTGGCCCGACAAGGTAAAGTCGATGCAGAGCCATTGGATTGGTGAATCACAAGGAGCTGAGATTAAGTTTTTAACAAACGATAATCAGTTTTCCGAAATACAAGTCTTCACTACTAGACCTGACACTTTGTTTAGTGCTCAATTTATTGCTTTGGCATTAAACCACCCATTGGTTGAGAAATATGCTGCAGATGATCCTAAATTGGCTCAATTCATAAAGAACTGTGAAAATTCGGCAATTGATTCTAAGGAAGGTTATTTAATCGAAGATGTAAATGTTTCCATTCCGATTACGgtaaataatgaaaaaaatcataaatacGATATGCGTGTCTATGCTGCTCCTTATGTTTTAGGAACATACGGACATGGGGCGGTTATGGGATGTCCAGCACATGATGAACGTGATTTTGAGTTCTGGAAACTTCATAATCCAACTATTGCACCTTTGCAACTGGTAGGTAGTCTTGAACCAAACAAGAATGAAAACAATGTTCTTTATACCAATAAACGGGGTATTTTATATGATAGCTCCGTTTTACCTAATGGGGTACAGGATTTAGGAAAATATAATAGGAAATCTACAAGCAAGGCTGCACATGATATAGTGGAAACATTAGAAAGATATAATTTAGGGTCAAAATCAATCCAGTATAGGATCAGGGACTGGTTAATTAGTAGACAAAGATACTGGGGAGCGCCAATTCCTATTGTACACTGTGACAGTTGTGGGCCCGTCGCTGTTCCAGATGACGAGCTACCAGTAATGTTGCCAGAAATTGAAGGACAAAGTTTTGGAAAAGGTAATCCACTAGCCAAGCTTGATGAGTTTGTAAATACGAAATGTCCCTCTTGTGGAGGTAATGCTAAAAGAGACACTGATACAATGGATACATTTATGGATTCATCATGGTATTTCTTTCGTTATACTGATCCTACAAATACTCAATTACCATTTGACCATGCGATAGCCAGCAAGCACATGCCAATTGATATGTATATTGGAGGTGTCGAACACGCAATTTTgcatttattatattcgagatttatttctaaatttttgGGTGATATTGGTTTGTGGGATGGCAAAGATCATAGACATGAACCAATAAAGCAATTGGTAACGCAAGGTATGGTACATGGTAAGACTTATACCGATCCAGAAAGTGAGAGATTTTTGAAACCTGAGGAACTAGATTTGTCGAATGTAAATGAACctaaaataatcaaatcgGGTTTGCttccaaaaatttcatttgaaaaaatgTCCAAATCTAAATACAATGGTGCAGA
Protein-coding regions in this window:
- a CDS encoding DEHA2A05038p (similar to uniprot|P11325 Saccharomyces cerevisiae YLR382C NAM2 Mitochondrial leucyl-tRNA synthetase), whose amino-acid sequence is MLSIRQSAHIRAPIIRKCVGISKSTSRYSSVDTNQSTKTQINLNELDGKWAERWRNMSPNGSLHPSKHMVDESAEPFYCLSMFPYPSGMLHMGHLRVYTISDVIARFKRLKGYNVIHPMGWDAFGLPAENAAVERGINPAIWTDSNIQKMKEQMSLMLADFDWDREISTCSPDYYKWTQKIFLLLFEHGLAYRNEAEINWDPVDQTVLANEQVDSEGKSWRSGALVEKRNLEQWFIGITKYAKDLNEDLKVLDKWPDKVKSMQSHWIGESQGAEIKFLTNDNQFSEIQVFTTRPDTLFSAQFIALALNHPLVEKYAADDPKLAQFIKNCENSAIDSKEGYLIEDVNVSIPITVNNEKNHKYDMRVYAAPYVLGTYGHGAVMGCPAHDERDFEFWKLHNPTIAPLQSVGSLEPNKNENNVLYTNKRGILYDSSVLPNGVQDLGKYNRKSTSKAAHDIVETLERYNLGSKSIQYRIRDWLISRQRYWGAPIPIVHCDSCGPVAVPDDELPVMLPEIEGQSFGKGNPLAKLDEFVNTKCPSCGGNAKRDTDTMDTFMDSSWYFFRYTDPTNTQLPFDHAIASKHMPIDMYIGGVEHAILHLLYSRFISKFLGDIGLWDGKDHRHEPIKQLVTQGMVHGKTYTDPESERFLKPEELDLSNVNEPKIIKSGLLPKISFEKMSKSKYNGADPSECIKKYGADATRAHMLFQAPISDILNWNEEQIHGIDRWLRKVVNLNDVIAESMLNDNGRTNNDNCTEYQNIQLNDITYETIKFNETEFELYNDAQNYVESVSKAIEIDFSFNTIISDFMKFTNSIYAAIKSKDYVNSNLLLDSYKRLLIIMAPVTPCVAEECWEQISKSIRTPWSSIFFQKYPKVNHIESSYTSYNVFVNGKARASFKGQKSLVTMDEHEILQEALRHGSISQYVPDGVVKKMIVKPGMISLLTPKK